A single window of Myxocyprinus asiaticus isolate MX2 ecotype Aquarium Trade chromosome 34, UBuf_Myxa_2, whole genome shotgun sequence DNA harbors:
- the LOC127425680 gene encoding interferon-inducible GTPase 5-like, which yields MDSLLNEYDVIGPEELEEIKETLSTQDMPTAISKIKNFLEAQDHVELNIGVTGESGSGKSTFVNAFRGLGDEEEGSAKTGPVETTMVHEVYPHPKYANVKVWDLPGIGTPNFKADEYLQKVEFKRYDFFIIITSDRFRECHTHLANEIMEMKKKFYFVRSKIDSNIYAEKRKAGFDQEKTLNIIREACKKELQKINIEAPVFLISCFELGKFDFNLLEEKMEKELPQHKRHVLMLALPNITLEINERKKKALEKNILRVALLSAGVATIPVPGLSFFVDITIIKNEIEKYYSVFGLDDPSLQKLCERSGKTIEELKNVMKSPLHHGINASSVLSLLGAAALYVSENTVEYIVSLIPLLGTVVAGGMSYATVSRMLKKALNELAEDAKNVLIASLETEV from the exons ATGGACTCGCTTTTGAATGAGTATGATGTGATAGGACCAGAAGAGCTGGAGGAAATTAAAGAAACCTTGTCCACTCAAGATATGCCAACAGCCATTAGCAAAATCAAGAATTTTCTTGAGGCGCAAGATCATGTTGAGCTAAATATTGGTGTGACGGGGGAGTCAGGATCTGGGAAGTCCACATTTGTCAATGCTTTTAGGGGTTTAGGTGATGAAGAGGAGGGCTCTGCCAAAACTGGTCCTGTGGAGACCACAATGGTACATGAAGTTTACCCTCACCCAAAATACGCTAATGTGAAAGTTTGGGATCTCCCTGGAATTGGAACACCAAACTTCAAAGCCGATGAGTACCTTCAAAAGGTTGAGTTTAAGCGCTATGATTTTTTCATCATCATCACTTCAGATCGGTTCAGAGAATGCCACACCCATCTGGCCAATGAGATCATGGAAATGAAGAAGAAGTTTTACTTTGTTCGTTCTAAGATTGATTCAAACATTTAtgctgaaaagagaaaagcaggCTTTGACCAGGAAAAGACACTAAATATAATCCGAGAGGCCTGTAAAAAAG agCTGCAAAAGATTAATATAGAGGCTCCTGTGTTCTTGATCTCTTGCTTTGAGCTCGGCAAGTTTGATTTCAATCTGCTGGAGGAAAAAATGGAGAAAGAGCTCCCCCAGCATAAGAGACATGTGCTGATGTTAGCTTTGCCGAATATCACGCTGGAAATTAATGAGAGAAAGAAGAAAGCTCTAGAGAAAAACATTTTAAGGGTCGCCTTATTATCTGCTGGTGTGGCTACAATTCCTGTTCCTGGTCTTTCATTTTTTGTCGATATAACCATTATAAAAAATGAGATCGAAAAGTACTACAGTGTCTTTGGTCTGGATGATCCATCCCTGCAGAAGCTCTGTGAAAGGTCTGGGAAGACTATAGAGGAACTGAAAAATGTGATGAAGTCACCACTGCATCATGGGATTAACGCAAGTTCAGTCTTAAGCTTGCTGGGTGCTGCAGCCCTTTATGTATCAGAGAATACAGTTGAATATATCGTCAGCCTCATTCCTCTACTTGGCACTGTGGTGGCAGGAGGAATGTCTTATGCGACTGTCTCGAGAATGCTAAAGAAAGCTCTAAACGAGTTAGCAGAAGATGCCAAGAATGTGCTGATTGCGTCACTGGAAACTGAAGTGTAA